A window of Mucilaginibacter sp. PAMC 26640 contains these coding sequences:
- a CDS encoding UDP-galactopyranose mutase → MAYDYLIVGSGLFGAVFAHEATKAGKKCLVIDKRKHAGGNVYNQQIAGINVHTYGAHIFHTNDKKIWDYVNSFAEFNHYVNSPVAISKGNLYNLPFNMNTFYQLWKVKTPDEAKAIIKSQIEQLQFVEPTNLEEQALLLVGKDIYETLIKEYPEKQWGRPATELPAFIIKRLPVRFTFDNNYFSDRYQGIPVGGYNKIIHGLLAGIEVKLESDYFNERAYWDALAAKTVFTGNIDQYYNYQFGQLEYRSLKFEHTIYDQGNYQGNAVVNYLDKDVPFTRSIEHKHFEFGRQLKTVVTREYPQEWVAGTEPYYPINDKKNSTIYCRYQQLAEIEKNVIFGGRLAEYRYYDMHQIIGSALQKAAVHLKTDTQV, encoded by the coding sequence ATAGCATATGATTATTTAATTGTAGGCAGTGGCTTATTCGGTGCCGTATTCGCACATGAAGCCACAAAAGCGGGGAAGAAGTGCCTGGTGATTGATAAGAGGAAACATGCAGGTGGTAATGTATATAACCAGCAGATAGCGGGTATAAACGTGCACACCTATGGGGCCCATATCTTTCATACCAACGATAAAAAAATATGGGACTATGTAAATTCTTTTGCTGAATTTAATCATTACGTAAATTCTCCTGTAGCAATTAGTAAAGGCAATTTGTACAACCTGCCTTTCAATATGAATACCTTTTATCAGCTTTGGAAGGTTAAAACCCCCGATGAGGCCAAAGCAATTATCAAAAGCCAGATAGAACAACTACAGTTTGTTGAACCTACGAATCTGGAAGAACAGGCGCTACTACTTGTTGGCAAGGATATTTACGAAACCCTGATTAAAGAATATCCGGAAAAACAATGGGGCAGGCCAGCAACCGAACTTCCGGCGTTTATCATTAAAAGGTTGCCTGTACGTTTTACTTTTGATAATAATTACTTCTCAGACAGGTACCAGGGCATCCCGGTGGGTGGCTACAACAAAATTATACACGGGCTATTGGCAGGGATAGAAGTGAAACTTGAATCAGATTATTTTAATGAAAGGGCTTATTGGGATGCTCTTGCAGCCAAGACGGTATTTACGGGCAATATAGATCAATATTATAACTATCAGTTTGGGCAGCTGGAGTATCGCAGCCTGAAATTTGAACACACCATATACGACCAAGGAAATTACCAGGGCAACGCTGTTGTAAATTACCTGGATAAGGATGTTCCATTTACCCGCAGTATAGAGCACAAGCACTTTGAGTTCGGCAGGCAGCTGAAAACTGTTGTTACCCGGGAATATCCGCAGGAATGGGTTGCCGGTACAGAGCCCTATTACCCCATTAACGATAAAAAGAATAGTACCATTTATTGCCGGTATCAACAATTGGCCGAGATAGAAAAGAACGTTATTTTTGGCGGCCGGTTAGCCGAATACCGATATTATGATATGCACCAGATCATCGGCTCCGCATTGCAAAAAGCAGCTGTGCATCTAAAGACGGACACTCAAGTTTAA
- a CDS encoding cation transporter, with amino-acid sequence MHSHDHSHAGHHHDHAPKLDHLNAAFIWGIILNSAFVIIEVIAGLATHSLSLLTDAGHNLSDVASLALALLAFKLTKAKSNSSYTYGYKRSTIIVSFFNAVILVVAIGFIVYEAIVRFMHVEAVEGGTMAWVAFIGIAINAFTAWLFVKDKDTDLNIKGAYLHMAVDAIVSLGVVISGVIIYFTKWYWIDSVVSLIIAIVILKGTWSLLSDSLRLEMDGVPKDMDLAKIKSELKKASGVVDVHHMHVWALSTTENALTAHLVLKPEDMVKFDDIKTDLRHRLEHLSISHSTFEPEFEDEECMQPKCD; translated from the coding sequence ATGCATAGTCACGACCACTCGCACGCAGGCCATCATCACGATCACGCTCCCAAGCTGGATCACCTGAACGCTGCATTTATATGGGGCATCATCCTCAATTCTGCCTTTGTAATTATTGAAGTTATTGCCGGGCTTGCTACTCACTCCCTTTCGCTGCTAACCGATGCCGGTCATAACTTAAGCGATGTGGCCTCGCTTGCTTTGGCTTTGCTGGCATTTAAGCTTACTAAAGCAAAATCAAACAGCAGCTATACTTATGGCTATAAGCGCTCAACCATTATTGTATCGTTCTTTAATGCGGTGATCCTGGTTGTGGCCATTGGCTTCATCGTTTACGAGGCTATCGTTCGTTTTATGCATGTTGAGGCGGTAGAGGGCGGTACAATGGCCTGGGTAGCCTTTATCGGAATTGCAATCAATGCTTTCACGGCATGGTTGTTTGTGAAAGATAAGGATACCGACCTTAACATAAAGGGCGCCTACCTGCATATGGCAGTGGATGCGATCGTTTCTTTAGGCGTAGTGATCTCAGGTGTTATCATCTACTTTACCAAATGGTATTGGATAGACAGCGTAGTAAGTTTAATTATTGCCATAGTAATATTAAAAGGTACCTGGAGCTTGTTAAGTGATAGTTTGCGCCTGGAGATGGATGGCGTACCTAAAGATATGGATTTGGCCAAGATAAAATCCGAACTGAAAAAAGCCAGCGGTGTGGTTGATGTGCACCACATGCACGTGTGGGCGCTAAGTACTACAGAAAATGCACTCACCGCTCACCTTGTACTGAAACCGGAAGATATGGTGAAATTTGATGATATCAAAACTGATCTTCGCCACCGGCTGGAACATCTTTCTATCAGCCATAGTACATTTGAACCCGAATTTGAAGATGAAGAGTGCATGCAACCTAAATGTGATTAA